The nucleotide window gacaggagctgaaagaaattcaggattctatgagaaaggagaataaagatagatctggaaaaccaaaaaaggatgaaagagaaattaaaaacaaggttcaaactatggagattggattaaatatggacatggaaaaagatttggatttcctggctgtgatggatcctggagacaaatattacggtttggaactcagcgctgtccctgaaggaattgaagagattggaaataaagatattatcggttcaaaaaaattcctggactggaaggatttgatggaacttgaaatggagaaagttaacagaattaatccctgttttgtgtcaatggaaaaatcttcaagagatgtgctagtgtatcatgtaaaaaagaggaacagagatgcggctttgcaacaatacttcagtgatacgtttggaattgatggcaagaaaatatctgtgataaaggaaattcctatcagactcttattatatgactatgacagcaagattattgggtgcgtaaagatggaagatggaagatggaaccaatacggataatggaagaagagcaatttgaaattactggacttagtagacttgatgagttggattaattgacatgtttatctagaaaaaaaattgatggacatatatctcaaggattggaaacttctctttgaccttttgtggaagaataaaatgatatgatgttaatgagatttgaaaccaattaagataaccgctggaggaaggtgattttataatctattaagagacaggcttgttatatattatagatttattgctgaactacgacaaatcggaagtcaatatttttatatattttttcttttttattgtattagttattgatttgtgttttttctttttgtattgttttggttttgaaaatttgagtaaaaattaattgaaaaaaaaaaggaaaaaatagctCGAAAATCCTAATGTATTTTcacaacaactttttttttaaaaaaaaataaaagctaactggtgtggaaatcaagatgaagaaggtgtgaaaactggagggagaaatatcaataatttaagatatgcagatgataccatactactagcagaaaccagtaaggatTTGAAACAAACTTGCTGatgcaagttaaagaggaaagcacaaaagcaggactacagctgaacgtcaagaagactaaagtgataacaacagaagatttatgtaactttaaagttaacaatgaggacattgaacttgtcaaggattatcaatacctcggcacagtcattaacaaaaatgcagacaataaagaaatcagaagaaggctaggactggggagggcagctatgagagaactagaaaaggtcctcagatgcaaagatgtatcactgaactctaaagtcaggatcattcagaccatggtattcccattatctatgtatggatgtgaaagttggacagtgaaaaaggtggataagagaaaaatcaactcatttgaaatgtggtgttggaggagagctttgtgcacaccatggactgcaaaaaaaggcaaataattgggtgttagaacaaattaaaccagaactatcactagaagctaaaataatgaaactaaggttgtcatactttggacgcataatgagaagacatgattcactagaaaagacaataatgctgggaaaaacagaagggagtagaaaaagaggaatgccaaacaagagatggattgattccataaaggaagccgcagacctgaacttacaaaatctgaacagggtggtttacaacagatgctcttggaggttgctgattcatagggtcagcataagtcataatcgacttgaaggcacataacaacaacgatgaCTGAAGAGGGCTGATCTCATATTGCTAATCTCTCTTACATTTCTGTACAGGTGCTGCCCCTTTCTGTATGCAATGACTACTTCCAATCTGGCTGCAGCAAgaaaaagaaggagggagagaaatttTGCTTCTATGATTGTGCTCCATGTCCAGAAAGGATGATCTCTCATCAGAAGAGTAGGAGATATAATGTAAAGAGATATCAAAAAATCTTCATAGCATGACACACTCACTACTTATTTCTTTGAATGCATGCGAAGGTGGTTTGCCGTACAGACTCTGAAAAAGTATCAAGCaactgcctttttttaaaatggcagtttcaaagtatatatatttatatagttGAGTCTATATTTACAACTCGCTTAAGTGGTTCACATCTGAAATATTCAAAGGcaagaaaaatattaaatatataacTAACCAGCAAAATTCAGACATACAAAAATCTAAAACCTTAAAGcagcaaaatgaaaaaaaaaaagactaaggGGTCGTAAGACAACAATAATTTGATAGGGCACATGGCTATCAAAATGAAAAGGGAGTGGGTCATCTTTGCGAAAGGGTTCtagagccactgagaaggccttctcctgtGTTCCAGATAATCAAGTGCAGAACCAAGCAAGATTTGAGGGGCAGCGAGTGAAGGATAGCTTTGGTCCAAAAAGATTCCATCACTTCAGTTTTGAATATATTTCCCTAGTACTGGGATTTCAGTCCACTCCATGGCTACTTTTTAAGGCAGTTAAACTTCCTTAAGTATACTTCCAGATACATACACACAGTCAAAACTTGACTATAAGCCACTTCAATCAGGACATTTCTTCTTCCCCCCTTCCATAAGTTATGCCATATAGATTAGTAGTATTGCATGAATAAGGATTTTTAAGAATAGGAAATTGATATTAAAACAATAGGTGGGACAATCAATGCTAGGAAGTGATCTGTTGAAGGAGAAGCACTTGTCttcatagtaaaacaaaacatcacattCTCCAGTGTGTGACTACATTAAAACCAGGGTGTTCACACTGTGCCAAATATGAACGATTTGTGGGTGAACTTAACTCACGTTCTGGACAGAGGCATCTTGGACCTACTGACTTAAGTGCCACTTATTAATTATTATCTCTCAAAGAAGAAAGCAATACTTTAAAGTTCAGGAAATGTACTCCTAGCAGTTTTGTTGTGCATGGTGCAATTTCAAAGGCCAATCACACACTAGGGAAATAATTAACTCAATTGTCAAAATTACTGGCTTTCATCCTCTTACACAATGGACAACTACAGGCTGTTAGCAAGATCAACAATCAGCATCTTAAAAATGTTCTTCAGAATTGGATCTATGCGTAGACAGGGCTCTATCATTCTTCTGTAGGATCATTCTACCTTCTTATGTTGCAGTATCTTTCCATGAGATGATTCTGCATGATCTGTAACACACACAAAAGTTTACTGTGAATTCCTCACCCTTTCTCCTTCCATAATTCATATTCTGCTTCCCAGATTCTTAGTGTGAAAAACTGGACTTCATTGCCTAGGTATTAATTATTGCATACACCCAGGCATCAATTCTGGACAGATTGATCAAGAATGATGAAGAatttacttccccccccctttgcacaCCAAGGCAAAGTTTATTGATACCTGTAGTTGAAGTTACatataatgatttttaaaaataaaataaaatatgtatttctcATTCACTTTTAGAGGATAAAGTAAAGTGTAAGGAGGGAAGCTGATGTACAATTGATAGATTAATAAATGTTAGACACACAGACACCCTAATAGGTCAGGCTGTAAATCGGTGTAGCAACAGGATCATCATTCAAGGAAGACTGTAGCAAAACTGTTAGCAGCCACATATAATGTAGATGAAAACACAGCAATCTGTGCTTGGAGGGAAGGTTTTGTCAACAGCATCATGCTGGTGTTAGTGTTGATACTTACACTGCTGTGTCATACTGTATGTAAGACACATTCTATTAATTGCAGCATATTTGATGACCCCCTTCCTATTCCTCATGAATTTTACCAGCCAGGAGACCTTCTCATCGGTGAGATTGTTTCTCAAGTCCTCTTCCTCTATAATAACCTCAATTTCACAGACCAGCCTTCACAGATATTGATTGATGAACCTATGTAAGGCATTTCTtcttctctttcatttttttaaaatatgtgcacACCATCATTACTGAGAAACAGCATTAACAAATAAGAAAAATGGCATTGGGATTCTTAAAATTCACATTGCCTTCTACAATATACTGTTGAACACAAAATGGTAGTaaggtgttgttgttttgttgctttTGCCAAAGCCCCATACAAATGAATGGCTCCTGGGCATTTCTATTTTGCTTTTGCAGAAAATAATAACACTGTTTTGCTTCTGGAAAGTACCCTTGATTAGTTTTTATCACACCCCTTCTGTTCTTTCTATGCTTTGTTCCCTCTTATCCTGTGCCTCCTTCTCTGCCCTCACATCTCTAGTCTTCTCATCTTTTGAATCTTTATCTTTTTTAGCCATTACACCATGtttctttcttcctctttttcccccATCTGAGTTGCACATGTTGCTCTCTCACTTTGCACAGGGTTTGTTGGTACAACATAAAGCTGGCTTGAGAGGGACCCACAAATCAAATCTGAGTCTATACTAAGAGTAGATGTATGATACATTCATTTGCAAATAGAATTGTGTATCTCATTGCTGTTCATACTTCTAAATTTAACAGTGCACAGGTAAAATATTAATGCGGTATACTTTTTTTGAAAGGTGATTTGTGACTATTCCATCAGGTACTATGCTGTGGTCTGACATATCAAGGGCTAAGTCTCCTCTTTGTATTTTCCATTTGCACTGTCTTCTCCCATTTCATCACCTTCTGGGACAAGCATTCCAATTGCATTAATGCTTCTAGACTTCAGATAATTTAAATGGTCCATTACCAGTTACTTGAACCGTCTTCATCTTAATGTATATGTCTTTGAACTTGTTGGTTGAGGGATTCTCAGTGATGTACACGTATTCAGTGAAATAAGTGGAGAGATGACAAAGGACTCACTTTAAATGTCTGTTCTTTGAGTTTGCTTTTTAAATGATTGGAAACACATAATAGCTTACATATGGCCAATCTACTTTGTACTGGTTGTTTTTATAGGCAAATGGAGTTACTCCTGTAACTGAAAGTACCAGTTTAGCACTAAAATGATCTGAAAATATTTTGAGCATTTAGATCTTCAGTTCATGTAGGGAATATTTATTTTAGATATCATATTTGTTGTACTTCACCTTATTATCTTGTATAATAATCAGCTACATCTCGTTCCTGGAAGCTTACCGACGAATGATGATGAAGCattcaattttatttttgtttctgctATTCCTGTTGTTTTATTAAATAACTGGAATTTTTATTACAGTTCAGTACCAAAGATTTATCAACACATCTTGTCCTTAATATTTGCTATAAAAGAGATCAATGAAAATCCTAAGATCTTATCAAATATCTCTCTGGGGTTCCATATCCTTAATAGCTACTACACTGCAAGGATGACCTATAAGGCCACCCTGAGCTTGCTTTCCACGCAACATAGGTTTGTCCCAAACTTCAAGTGTCATAAACAGAACAATCTGATAGCTCTCATTGGCGGATGCATCTCTGAAATCTCTGCTAATATGGCCATCATTTCAGCAATCCACAAGATTCCGCAGGTAAGCAGAGGGTATGGAATATAGaagcataggaatctgccttatattgagtcaaactATTGTTCCAtttagctcggtattgtctacattaactagcagtggctctccagggtttcaggcaagagtctctctcccagagatacctggagatgccagagattgaacctgggaccttctgcatacaaggcatatGTTCTAACCCTTGAACATATGGCTGTTCCCTGGAGGGTATGTTTAAATTCAGTAGTACGCTATcctaattttaaagaaaatatttgacCAACTTGCCCATGATGTTTGGTTAGCAAATGGGTTAAGTGTGGGTAATGCCATTGGGAGAATTCACAGCATATTGAAAAACTGTACTCAATGGCTCCTCATCAGATTTGAGGAAGGTTTTAAATATAGTGCTTCAGTGTTCTGTGTtgcagcagattttttttctttttaatcaatAGGCTGCTGATGAAGTGCCCATCCAGGCAGCTATCAGCAGCAGGATCTCAAGCAGCATCACCTGGTGGGAGCTGGCTTGTTTTGAATGCACAGCTAAGGTCTAGATGGCATATTGGTGAAACACAGTGGGAGGGAGCACATTTGCAAGACTTGAGATAAGTCACTCATAGTGGAACAAATTACCATGGATATCCTCAATGGAAGTCCTCAAACAGAGACTGGGTAGCCATATGTTCTAAATCTTCTAACTTTGGATTACTACTGGATGTTAGGCCTATAGGACCCATTTGGCAATTTAATTTGATGAGATGTTCAAATAGGTATCAGAAGTGAAATTTCCTTCAAAACTTTATCAATTGAATCTCACCCATGGAACCATTCTCATTGCATCATTAGGTAACTGTACTAAATGTTGAGGTAGCATCCCCCACCCtattctaccaccaccacctatgTGCATAATTCTGCAGTGTTATACTATTTAAATTTATTGATATAAATTTATCTGTACCACTGCAAAATTGTCTTATAATCCATCTGAAACATACTTCaatatttaatttcagcttgtttatGGATCATTTTTGCCACTAAAAGGTGTGAAAATGCTATTTCCATTTTTGTACCAGATGGTCCCAAATGAAGCCCAACAGCATATAGGAATTGTGCGGTTACTCCAGCATTTCAGATGGACATGGATTGGGCTCTCGGCTGTGGATGATGATAAAGGGGAAAGGTTTTTACAGACAATTGTACCAATGCTTTCCCAGAATGGTATCTGTTATGACTTCATAATAAAAATACCAAAATGGAATTATGTAGATGAaatgatagatttggttttaaagcACTTGGGAAGTTATACTATTGTCTTTGAGAGAAAAGCCAATGTATTTTTGGTTTATGGAGAACCTCCATCCTTTCAGGTTTTGAGAATGCTGTTGTTTCTAGCACCCTTCTTGGAATTGCCACCTCTGGGTAAAATGTGGATTATTACCTCCCACTGGGATTTTGCATCACTTTCTGTTCAGAAGATCTGGGATATACAGACCTTTCATGGCTCCATATCATTCACAGTTCATTCAAAACAGCCATTGGGATTCCAAAAATTCATTCAGAAGATCAGACCTTCCTGGGCAAAAGGAGATGGATTTATCCAGGATTTCTGGGAACAGGCATTCAGCTGCTCATTGAAAATGTCTAAGGGGCAGGATGAGGAAAAGAAAACCTGCACTGGGGAGGAAAAGCTGGAGAGCCTTCCTGGAATTTTgtttgaaatgagcatgactggccacagctacaaTGTCTACAATGCTGTCCATGCCgtggcacatactttgcatgcccTATACAAATCCAGTTCCAAGCAGAGAAACGTGGTAGAGAGACTgggttttcagaaagtgcagccaTGGCAGGTAATAACAACTCAAAACTTTTTGAAGAAATGGGAGTGGATTTTGAACCAGAAGTAAAGGAAAATCTAAACCTACATAATGAAATTCCAATAAAATTGTTCATACATTAGTTTGCCACCTACATAGACCATTTGGAGGAAAATGACAGCGAGAAGCATGATGTCTCCACATAAactggtgggtgggtgagtgagggTTGGAAATAGAGTAAGGCAGCCTTTGTGCTGCTCAATGTAAATATATATGATGTTTTTGTTGTCCCTTTGCTGATAGTTTCTTTCAATGTAGGTCCATCACATTTTAAGGAGCATCTTATTCAACAACAGTGCTGGAGACACTGTCCACTTTGATGACAATGGAGAATTAGTGGCAGGTTTTGATCTTACAAACTGGATGATTTTCCCCAATGGCTCAGTGGTTAGGGTCAAAGTTGGAAGACTGGAACCTCAGGCCCCTCCAGGCAAAGAGTTAACCATTCATGACCAAATTGTGTGGCACCAAAGCTTTAACCAGGTGAAACATAgtaggaaataaataaatcaatgtatAATAGAGAAAAGTTCAATGTTGGCATGTtcatcattctgcttgatcttCAGGTGCTGAATTAGGTTAGGTAGCATAAGAATAAGTGACAACTGTTCCTTCTTTTTAAACTTGCAATAAAAATTATATCAAATCTGTCTACTTATTCATAGTCTCTATAATCTGTGGGTGCTCACAGTAGATTTTTGACCTCATTAATTcgtggttttttattttttttaaaagtctgctgcCTCTCCAAAAATGCCACTTGCTATTCTTTGGCAATATATGAATGAAGTATTCCTGGATGAAAAAATATTCCTCTATTAATTATCTTTCGTAGGTCTGTGCAAAGCATTTGTCAATAAGGAATCTGACAATTTTGCTGGGTCTCTCATGTTAGTTTTAGACGGAAGAGAATCCCAGGGTTTGTAAATCTTGACACTTCTTTGAGACAATTTATAATGAGCCTCCAAAGTTCCCTTCCAAACCCTGCTCAGCTCCCTTTTGAATCCAGCTGGACTTTTTAAGGTTATCAGTCAATATCAACCTCCCACTATTTGTAAACCAGCCATTCTGCAGATATTCTAACCCTCTTCAGTTGTTCATGTACTATGGAATTAGAATTGAGTGGTGGAGAGAGTGGGAAGATCCTGATGGCTGCACTTCCTTCATTGTGCCTTAATTAGCCATCTCTACCACCATTGTTGCGAACATTGTTGGCATGTTTTGCAGGTTGAATGCCCAAAGGGGGGACCCATCTGTATTCACTCAGGGAATGAGTGATGGGAGTATGAGAGTATGATGGACAGATCTGGGCAAACCTGTTCATTTTCACTTATTTTCCTTCGCACATGGTTCTAATCACATGAAAGGTGAATGACTGAAAGGGGCTAATCTGTTATTGCTTAAGTCTCCTTTAAGATCCTTTGTAGGTTCTGCCCCTTTCTGTTTGCAATGACAACTGCTATCCTGGCTACAgcaggaaaaagaaggagggagagaaattttgctgctatgattgtgctTCATGTCCAGAAGGGATGATCTCTGGCAAGAAAGGTAAGAAGcataatgtattatttatttattattcacttattatatatatataccacccttcctcccattaggagcccaaggcagcagagAGATAACATACAGAGATAACAAGCAATTCCCATAAAATAGCTTATTTATTATCTTCTTTTTTTTGAGATTGCAGTTCCCAAAACagagggtgttgttgttgttgttgttggtggtggtggtggtgtttacctgtccttcacccaaaggtcccagggaaggttccaacaattttaaaatacagcattaaaaacactaaaaaaaaaacacctagttTAGCAGTagtggaataaaaggagaggtcttcttgtagaacagtaactggttaagaaacaggaagttGAGATTTGGAACAAATgtatagttctcccaatggagggatgtagaaagtagaaTCCCCCAAGATTTGGTATTGGGATCTATTTTTTTTAAGCTGTTTGTAAATGAGCTGGAGACAGGGGTGAGgaatgaagtggccaagtttgctgatgataccaaattgttcaaggtgtttaaaacaaaaagggattgtgaagggTTACAAAAGGATCTcttcaaactgggtgaatgggcaataaaatggcaaatgcaattcagtataaacaaatgtaaactgatgcatgttggggcaaaaatatatattctcaTATATGCTAATAGAGTCTAAAGTgatgtgactgaccaggaacaaaatCTTGGGGTTGTAGTGTATAGCCAATGAACCAatttgtggcagctgtgaaaaaaggtgaaaaataattaggaaagggattgaaaataaaactgccagtatcatagtGCCATTGTGCCAGTCAGTGGTGTGACCTCACTTGGTATATACATACATTCTGATTGTCTCCCTTGAAAAAGAATTTTGTAGAacaggaaaagtttcagaaaagggctgcCAAAATGGTCAATtggatagagcaactcccctgtgaggaaaggctgaAACATTTGGGGCTCCCTATTTTTGACAAAAATATGAGTAAGGTGATGTGAaagaagcatataaaattatgcatggcatggggaaACTGGATAGTGAAAAGTTCTTATAATACTAGATCTCTgggacattcagtgaagctgatcCAAGgcagattcaagacagacaacatagtgatggccaccaaagtgGATGGCtataaaaaaaattatacaaATGCATGGACAATCAATGGTTGCTAATCATGCCAGCTATGTTATACCTCCACAGTTGTAGGTAAAAAGCCTCTGAGTACCAGCTATTGAGCATTACATGTGGGGAGAATGTTGTCGTTCTCAGATCCTGTTGgctggcatctggttgaccactatgaggacaggatgttggattagatgggccactggcctgatccatcagactcttcttcttatgtccttaagaaaACTGATTTCAGTGTAgtggcctgtggaactccctcccaactgagttTAGACAGACActttccttgttgaacttcaggtgcatgatTAAAACATTCTTATTCTAGCAATCATTTTAAGATAGTGCTTggttttattataattttattgtagtttattttatgtattgctTGTTTCTATgtgcaccacttagaaatgcaaatgattaagtagtatataaatgttttaaataaataaatgaaaagatacatttcttaagaCTAATTTCTCCTGGTTCCAAGAACATGAAAAGCACTCTCATTGTTATAAATGACTAGTTTATACAGATAGTCAGTTTATATAAATATCTAAACaggtcttcctttttttt belongs to Rhineura floridana isolate rRhiFlo1 chromosome 11, rRhiFlo1.hap2, whole genome shotgun sequence and includes:
- the LOC133367631 gene encoding vomeronasal type-2 receptor 26-like, whose translation is MAIISAIHKIPQLVYGSFLPLKGVKMLFPFLYQMVPNEAQQHIGIVRLLQHFRWTWIGLSAVDDDKGERFLQTIVPMLSQNGICYDFIIKIPKWNYVDEMIDLVLKHLGSYTIVFERKANVFLVYGEPPSFQVLRMLLFLAPFLELPPLGKMWIITSHWDFASLSVQKIWDIQTFHGSISFTVHSKQPLGFQKFIQKIRPSWAKGDGFIQDFWEQAFSCSLKMSKGQDEEKKTCTGEEKLESLPGILFEMSMTGHSYNVYNAVHAVAHTLHALYKSSSKQRNVVERLGFQKVQPWQVHHILRSILFNNSAGDTVHFDDNGELVAGFDLTNWMIFPNGSVVRVKVGRLEPQAPPGKELTIHDQIVWHQSFNQVLPLSVCNDNCYPGYSRKKKEGEKFCCYDCASCPEGMISGKKDMDVCVKCPEDQYPNKDQTQCIPKALSYLSYKVTLGIVLAILAISLSLLTTLILGIFMKYKDTPIVKANNRTLTYILLISLLLCFLCALLFIGQPGKVICLFRQTAFGIIFSVALSSVLAKTITVVLAFMATKPGSSLRKWVGKGLANYVVLSFSFVQAGICTLWLSTSPPFPGTDMHSMNGEIILVCNEGSATMFYCVLGYMGSLAIVSFIVAFLARKLPDSFNEAKFITFSMLVFCSVWLSFVPTYLSTKGKYMVAVEIFSILCSTAGLLGCIFFPKCYIVMRPDLNNRDQLMRRKK